A stretch of Planktothrix serta PCC 8927 DNA encodes these proteins:
- a CDS encoding DUF4335 domain-containing protein, with amino-acid sequence MTIERQYSLPNCKLILQGLPQASDGKSDGRASLNILMNAECHFVGYPQPITGGREFFESLVRQVSRYAQGFLSGLGTPAPHHRKPELVELHPIAGELHQLTVYEPSEENPSGESSLAQPATIKVDLTTVQLFDLVEAVDQFLADTQTLPELSLQLRPLSKRHLKPDISVAQQVKPAAIGISSLALTALALFVLPIPNVKRPEDPKLQPQTQSKTVPTTTATPPGSSPQTTVPRPLPSSLSSPPPITDPQELKDLEAQLNEKLIKAWIPSPEVKTPLIYRVSVAKDGAIVGYKSLNQGTATETEQTPLPDLLYKPVGSRVANEPLADFQVTFNPDGNLELXWPRIDLSRLSQGHQSLVYLRYKKRVIRLN; translated from the coding sequence ATGACGATTGAACGTCAATATAGTTTGCCCAACTGCAAACTGATTTTGCAGGGATTACCACAAGCCAGCGATGGCAAATCTGATGGCCGCGCCAGTTTAAACATTCTCATGAATGCAGAATGTCATTTTGTGGGCTACCCCCAACCCATCACCGGGGGACGGGAGTTTTTTGAAAGTTTGGTGCGACAGGTCAGTCGCTACGCTCAAGGGTTTCTCAGTGGACTAGGAACCCCTGCACCCCATCATCGGAAACCAGAGTTAGTGGAATTACACCCGATTGCGGGAGAGTTACATCAGTTAACGGTGTATGAACCTTCAGAGGAAAATCCCTCTGGGGAATCTTCCTTAGCACAGCCCGCGACAATCAAGGTCGATTTAACAACGGTACAATTATTTGATCTGGTGGAAGCGGTGGATCAGTTTTTAGCCGATACCCAGACCTTACCCGAATTGTCTCTCCAGTTACGACCCCTTTCTAAACGCCACCTGAAACCGGATATTTCCGTGGCCCAACAGGTTAAGCCGGCGGCGATTGGCATATCCAGTTTGGCATTAACAGCTTTGGCTCTGTTTGTCTTACCCATTCCCAATGTGAAACGACCGGAAGACCCGAAACTGCAACCCCAAACCCAGAGCAAAACGGTTCCGACCACCACCGCCACTCCCCCAGGATCATCCCCCCAAACTACAGTACCGCGACCTTTACCGTCTAGCCTTTCGAGTCCTCCACCGATTACCGATCCTCAAGAACTCAAGGATTTAGAAGCCCAATTAAATGAAAAGCTGATCAAAGCTTGGATACCATCGCCGGAGGTTAAAACTCCCCTCATCTATCGGGTGAGTGTGGCAAAAGATGGGGCAATTGTGGGCTATAAGTCCCTGAATCAAGGGACAGCAACGGAAACGGAACAAACTCCGTTACCGGATTTATTGTATAAACCTGTCGGAAGTCGAGTGGCTAATGAACCCTTGGCGGATTTTCAAGTTACGTTTAATCCTGATGGCAATTTAGAGCTTNGTTGGCCTCGAATAGATCTGAGCCGCTTAAGTCAAGGGCACCAAAGTCTCGTCTACCTTCGTTATAAAAAGCGAGTAATTCGTTTGAACTAA
- a CDS encoding DUF3038 domain-containing protein, with translation MQLEQSQSQSIPIILDSLPDLPISEKGCPRRARLEIDLMLLAIEALYLGGAEHMLVVISELDLQTVIQNRVTLWRLRSTNPLRRFTQRRALSLLEAKALVVVICNLGRRLTARIRQLLMDYEALKQKQIPIERHLQLSNYLTQFRVHFRSRMNPRRALVMTYSSDDKLNELAMDLLEKLLFCTGTAGMQRFWISLFDGEVK, from the coding sequence ATGCAGTTAGAACAGTCTCAAAGTCAATCAATCCCAATTATATTGGACAGCTTACCGGATCTACCGATTTCCGAGAAAGGATGTCCACGACGTGCCCGATTAGAAATTGATTTGATGTTACTCGCCATTGAAGCCTTGTATCTAGGTGGTGCAGAACATATGCTAGTGGTGATCTCAGAACTGGATTTACAAACGGTGATCCAAAATCGGGTGACATTATGGCGACTTCGCAGTACCAACCCGTTACGCCGATTTACCCAGCGTCGGGCGCTGAGTCTGCTAGAAGCAAAAGCGTTAGTCGTGGTGATTTGTAACTTAGGAAGACGCTTAACCGCTAGAATTCGGCAGTTACTAATGGATTATGAGGCCCTAAAACAAAAACAAATTCCGATTGAACGACATTTACAATTGTCCAACTACTTAACCCAATTTCGGGTGCATTTCCGCAGTCGCATGAATCCCCGTCGGGCGTTAGTGATGACTTATAGTTCCGATGATAAATTAAACGAGTTAGCGATGGATTTGTTAGAGAAACTTCTCTTTTGTACAGGTACCGCAGGAATGCAGCGATTTTGGATAAGTTTGTTTGATGGAGAAGTCAAATGA
- a CDS encoding pentapeptide repeat-containing protein gives MQKISSNELLAFYNEGRRDFGALDLSGSDLFEANLEEISLAGSNLNRVYMPYSNLSYANLHQTQLQEAQLGDTQLIRVDLSTANLQGSTLSRCNLRHADLRGANLTHCNLQGADLSNANLTEADLRYADLSNANLENAKLTNAQLGGCNLFRSKMANLSDAQCDQTTIGPDGY, from the coding sequence ATGCAGAAAATTAGTTCAAACGAATTACTCGCTTTTTATAACGAAGGTAGACGAGACTTTGGTGCCCTTGACTTAAGCGGCTCAGATCTATTCGAGGCCAACTTAGAAGAGATTAGCTTGGCAGGCAGTAACTTAAATCGGGTTTATATGCCCTATTCTAACCTCAGTTACGCTAATTTACACCAAACTCAACTCCAAGAAGCCCAACTCGGTGACACACAACTCATAAGAGTGGATTTATCGACAGCGAACCTTCAAGGGAGTACCTTATCTCGATGTAACCTCCGTCATGCCGATTTACGCGGCGCCAATTTAACCCATTGTAATTTACAAGGAGCGGATTTATCCAATGCCAATCTGACGGAAGCGGACTTAAGATATGCAGATTTAAGTAATGCCAATTTAGAAAATGCCAAGTTAACAAATGCTCAATTGGGAGGCTGTAATTTATTTCGCTCTAAAATGGCAAATTTATCAGATGCTCAATGTGATCAAACCACCATTGGGCCCGATGGCTATTAA
- a CDS encoding retropepsin-like aspartic protease family protein, which produces MKNSPCLVRLSASMTMTLYDSKFLSDRVQRQGLVRLISLFSILLSTTGLILSETFGAIAQEYPGCFIKTKTGQIISLNQVCIFPQTDEKTAISPLATPGVYQAKIIRREGGIPIIQAMFNGQAPFEMAVDTGASATVITPLMAELLGVIPSGRGKADTPSQKGVEFDLGSIRTLDVAGAVKNNITVAIAPSLDIGLLGQDFFGEYDVTIKQDVVEFRARQ; this is translated from the coding sequence ATGAAGAATTCCCCATGTTTAGTTCGTTTATCTGCTTCTATGACGATGACGCTCTATGATTCAAAATTTCTGAGTGATCGAGTTCAGCGTCAGGGTTTAGTCCGGTTAATATCCTTATTCTCAATTTTATTATCCACTACAGGGTTAATATTGAGCGAGACTTTCGGTGCTATTGCTCAAGAATATCCGGGTTGTTTTATAAAAACAAAAACCGGACAAATAATCTCTTTAAATCAAGTTTGTATTTTTCCACAAACTGATGAAAAAACAGCTATTTCTCCCCTAGCTACACCAGGAGTTTATCAAGCTAAAATTATTAGAAGAGAGGGAGGCATTCCGATCATCCAAGCAATGTTTAATGGTCAAGCTCCGTTTGAAATGGCGGTGGATACCGGAGCAAGTGCAACTGTAATTACTCCCCTGATGGCAGAACTTTTAGGGGTAATTCCATCGGGACGAGGGAAAGCCGATACACCCAGCCAAAAAGGAGTTGAATTTGATTTAGGTTCAATTCGTACTCTTGATGTTGCCGGAGCCGTTAAAAATAATATTACAGTTGCGATCGCGCCATCGTTGGATATAGGTTTACTCGGTCAAGATTTCTTTGGAGAGTATGATGTTACAATTAAACAAGATGTTGTTGAATTTCGAGCTAGACAATAA
- a CDS encoding retropepsin-like aspartic protease family protein, which translates to MIQTISINSYSLKLSLILLLTGSLLSVIPVKAQEYPGCFIRERSGDVVNLTQSVCNLFPTSAPLSANPTTPGVFQIPIKRREAGIPVIDVNFNGQNTFEMLLDTGASGVVITPRMATALAVQPYGNLPISTASDQLINQQVGRVNSIDVGGLEMRDVEVSISPVLEIGLLGQGFFGNYDITIKQDVIEFRART; encoded by the coding sequence ATGATCCAAACAATTTCGATTAATTCTTATTCCCTTAAACTAAGTTTAATCCTGCTTTTAACAGGAAGTCTATTAAGTGTCATTCCGGTTAAAGCTCAAGAATATCCGGGCTGTTTTATTCGTGAACGCTCTGGAGATGTTGTGAATTTAACCCAGTCTGTTTGTAATTTATTCCCCACTTCTGCACCCCTATCTGCTAACCCGACAACACCGGGGGTTTTTCAAATTCCTATTAAACGCCGAGAGGCAGGAATTCCAGTAATTGATGTTAATTTTAATGGTCAAAATACCTTTGAAATGTTATTAGATACTGGAGCAAGTGGCGTTGTCATTACACCCAGAATGGCAACAGCCTTAGCCGTTCAACCCTATGGAAATCTACCGATTAGTACAGCCAGTGATCAACTGATTAATCAACAAGTAGGTCGTGTAAATTCTATTGATGTAGGAGGGTTAGAAATGAGAGATGTAGAAGTCTCCATTTCTCCAGTATTAGAAATTGGACTATTAGGACAAGGCTTTTTTGGAAATTACGATATCACCATTAAACAAGATGTAATTGAATTTCGCGCCCGTACCTAA
- a CDS encoding creatininase family protein, whose product MLLHLSTWQEVETYLTHSSGIIIPIGSTEQHGPTGLIGTDAICAEAIAKGVGEATQALVSPTINVGMALHHTSFPGTISLRPTTLIQVINDYITSLTRVGFTHYFFINGHGGNIATLKAAFSETYTYVADLNLPKAHQVKCQVGNWFMCSSVYKLAKELYGDQEGSHATPSEVALTQYIYPDSIKQAFLAPKVAKGYPIYGPENFRQHYPDGRMGSNPALATPEHGQQFYELAVKELSQSYLDFLN is encoded by the coding sequence ATGTTACTTCATCTCAGCACTTGGCAAGAAGTGGAAACTTACCTGACTCATTCTTCAGGTATTATTATCCCGATTGGCTCTACAGAACAACATGGGCCTACGGGACTGATCGGGACTGATGCGATTTGCGCTGAAGCGATCGCCAAAGGAGTAGGAGAAGCAACTCAGGCTTTAGTCAGCCCCACTATCAATGTAGGAATGGCATTACACCACACTTCCTTTCCAGGGACAATTAGCCTTAGACCGACGACTTTAATTCAGGTAATCAATGATTATATCACAAGTTTAACGAGGGTTGGGTTTACTCACTACTTTTTTATTAACGGACATGGGGGGAATATTGCCACCCTGAAAGCGGCGTTTTCTGAAACTTACACTTATGTAGCGGATCTCAACTTACCCAAAGCCCATCAAGTCAAATGTCAAGTGGGAAATTGGTTTATGTGTAGCTCAGTCTATAAATTAGCAAAAGAACTCTATGGTGATCAAGAAGGTTCCCATGCTACACCCAGCGAAGTGGCATTAACCCAATATATTTATCCTGATTCGATTAAACAAGCATTTCTGGCGCCGAAAGTTGCGAAAGGATATCCCATTTATGGCCCAGAGAATTTTCGTCAACATTATCCCGATGGTCGGATGGGATCTAACCCCGCCTTAGCCACCCCCGAACATGGCCAACAATTTTATGAATTAGCCGTTAAGGAACTTAGCCAAAGCTATTTAGATTTTCTGAATTAA
- a CDS encoding response regulator transcription factor, with product MLSPELSTSSSRSDLRQNGQILLLENEQTWREILSIALEEQGYRVAVALEGRDALSPIQNPTSPVGEFPFNLLIIDSINGLDLCRTLRHQGNSVPILIIGLSESKSNSAFYLEAGADDYLTKPFGIREFMARCRALMRRQRLGQLPAPVMLQYKEVILYQEECRVLLRGEEIKLSPKLFRLLELFLSYPRRVWSRQQLLDIIWGPDFIGDSKTVDVHIRWLREKIEQDPSKPEYVITVRGFGYRFG from the coding sequence ATGCTTTCCCCTGAACTAAGCACGAGTTCTTCCCGTTCCGACTTAAGACAAAATGGTCAGATATTACTTTTGGAAAACGAACAAACTTGGCGGGAGATCCTTTCTATAGCGCTGGAAGAACAGGGTTATCGCGTCGCAGTAGCTTTAGAGGGACGAGATGCTCTCTCCCCGATCCAGAACCCGACTTCTCCGGTGGGAGAATTTCCCTTTAACCTATTAATTATTGACTCCATTAATGGGTTAGATCTGTGTCGGACGTTACGACATCAAGGAAATTCTGTACCCATTTTAATTATTGGCTTAAGCGAGAGCAAGAGTAATTCGGCTTTTTATTTAGAAGCCGGAGCCGATGATTATTTAACAAAACCCTTTGGAATTCGGGAGTTTATGGCGCGTTGTCGGGCGTTAATGCGTCGTCAACGCTTAGGTCAACTTCCAGCACCCGTCATGCTGCAATATAAAGAAGTCATCCTATACCAAGAAGAATGTCGAGTGCTACTTCGGGGGGAAGAAATCAAGCTTTCTCCTAAACTGTTTCGGTTGTTAGAACTTTTCCTGAGTTATCCCCGGCGAGTTTGGTCACGACAACAATTATTAGATATCATCTGGGGGCCCGATTTTATTGGGGATAGTAAAACCGTTGATGTTCATATTCGCTGGTTACGCGAAAAAATAGAACAAGATCCCAGCAAACCCGAATATGTGATTACAGTTCGTGGGTTTGGCTATCGATTTGGATAA
- a CDS encoding PhoX family protein, with product MSVNRRNFLLFLGASFTTVAVGSCRTASKSPLIDSSPSAPQKFSQSLPFKPIKGPLPNTSDFIQAETTELSLPVSSISLSEEQIKAYSQYQIVDDLVLPEGFIYDVIATWGDKVGNSRFGYNNDYVSFVATGENQGFLTVNFEYISSLIWLETYSQVIGKPLPLKKIQSLTQKPKINAFALPPKDLLRQEILKLCQEGLIDLGMGVISIQRQADGRWVRTYSEVDRRITGLSGWKDKHYLKATGPAVAIFRKKGQGYNDQLGEKIIGTFSNCAGGTTPWGTVLSAEENFQSYVPEAVYPDGSAYEPGKTPFILEKMEGLGNVFGLAGNKYGWIVEVDPANPQDYGTKHTGLGRYRHEAVGIRVEAGQPLAFYSGCDRQSGHLYKFVSKGTVKNPQDKKNSQLLAEGILYAAQFNPDGTGRWIPLKADTVVNPDLPSIHAGGIISLPQRPDGGSFVAKTDQDIQRFKQRFKTLADLYSGNPEEQQGAILIDAHLAASAVGATCTARPEDTEVGLDGTLFIAFTSGTPDPQTGGPNLQIFKSPSEEKPYEYGWVMGLVEDGNVPQAMAFRWQMLATGGEVAQGGLGFSNPDNLAVDGAGNLWMVTDISTTKHNQPVAQGRLDENQQPLEGGDLLGVYGNNSVWFLPTSGDAAGQAFLFAIGPMECEMTGPFFTPDQKTLFISAQHPGEAHGTRQNMATATLQFALQTTEGEGFMQTRQVPVGSNWPGKQRNDPPKPSVVAIRRINSQPIVEKRNPV from the coding sequence ATGTCTGTTAATCGTCGTAATTTTCTATTGTTTTTGGGCGCAAGCTTTACAACAGTAGCAGTCGGATCTTGTCGGACTGCTTCAAAGTCACCGTTAATTGACTCATCTCCATCCGCGCCACAAAAATTTTCTCAATCTTTACCCTTCAAACCGATCAAAGGGCCATTACCCAACACATCGGATTTCATTCAGGCTGAAACGACTGAATTATCACTCCCAGTAAGTTCTATTTCCCTATCCGAGGAACAAATCAAAGCCTACAGTCAATATCAAATCGTCGATGATTTAGTCCTACCTGAAGGATTTATCTATGATGTGATTGCGACTTGGGGGGACAAAGTAGGAAATTCTCGCTTTGGATATAATAACGATTACGTTTCCTTTGTAGCAACGGGAGAAAATCAAGGTTTTTTGACGGTTAACTTCGAGTATATTAGTTCACTGATTTGGTTGGAAACATACTCACAGGTGATCGGGAAACCGTTACCCCTGAAAAAAATTCAGTCCTTGACTCAGAAACCGAAAATTAACGCTTTTGCATTACCCCCAAAAGACTTATTGCGACAGGAGATTTTAAAACTATGCCAAGAAGGATTAATTGATCTGGGTATGGGGGTAATTTCTATTCAGCGTCAAGCCGATGGTCGTTGGGTGAGGACATATTCCGAGGTTGATCGACGCATTACCGGACTATCCGGGTGGAAAGACAAACATTATTTAAAGGCTACGGGGCCAGCCGTTGCTATATTTCGCAAAAAAGGTCAGGGGTACAACGATCAATTAGGGGAAAAAATTATTGGGACTTTCAGCAATTGTGCTGGAGGGACAACCCCTTGGGGTACGGTATTAAGTGCGGAAGAAAATTTCCAAAGTTATGTACCTGAAGCGGTTTATCCCGATGGGAGTGCTTATGAACCCGGTAAAACTCCCTTTATATTAGAAAAAATGGAGGGTTTAGGGAATGTTTTTGGACTAGCGGGGAATAAATACGGTTGGATCGTGGAAGTTGATCCGGCAAATCCCCAGGATTATGGCACAAAACACACTGGGTTAGGACGTTATCGCCATGAAGCCGTCGGTATTCGGGTGGAAGCGGGTCAACCGTTAGCGTTTTATTCAGGATGCGATCGCCAAAGTGGACACTTATATAAATTTGTTAGCAAAGGGACGGTGAAAAATCCCCAGGATAAAAAAAATTCCCAGTTATTAGCTGAGGGGATATTATACGCGGCTCAATTTAATCCTGATGGTACAGGTCGTTGGATTCCGTTGAAAGCGGATACGGTTGTAAATCCCGATCTTCCCAGTATTCACGCCGGAGGAATTATAAGTCTACCCCAACGACCCGATGGGGGCAGTTTTGTGGCTAAAACCGATCAAGATATCCAACGCTTTAAACAACGGTTTAAAACCCTTGCTGATTTATATAGCGGAAATCCAGAAGAACAACAAGGAGCAATTTTAATTGATGCTCACTTAGCCGCCAGTGCTGTTGGAGCGACCTGTACGGCTCGACCTGAAGATACAGAAGTAGGGTTAGATGGGACTTTATTTATTGCTTTTACTTCCGGTACACCCGATCCTCAAACGGGTGGCCCCAACCTCCAGATTTTTAAATCTCCTTCGGAGGAAAAACCGTATGAATACGGATGGGTGATGGGTTTAGTAGAAGATGGGAATGTCCCCCAGGCGATGGCCTTCCGATGGCAAATGTTGGCGACAGGTGGAGAGGTGGCTCAAGGAGGGTTGGGATTTTCCAACCCAGATAATTTAGCCGTTGATGGAGCCGGGAATTTATGGATGGTAACGGATATTTCTACGACTAAACACAATCAACCCGTTGCTCAAGGTCGTCTGGATGAGAACCAACAACCTTTAGAGGGAGGGGATTTATTAGGGGTATATGGCAATAATTCCGTTTGGTTTTTGCCAACTTCTGGGGACGCTGCGGGTCAAGCCTTTTTATTTGCCATCGGGCCAATGGAGTGCGAAATGACGGGGCCGTTTTTTACCCCGGATCAAAAAACCCTGTTTATTTCGGCTCAACACCCTGGCGAAGCTCATGGGACTCGTCAGAATATGGCGACAGCAACACTCCAATTTGCATTACAAACCACTGAGGGAGAAGGATTTATGCAAACTCGTCAGGTTCCTGTGGGATCGAACTGGCCAGGTAAGCAGCGAAATGATCCACCTAAACCATCAGTTGTGGCAATTCGACGGATCAATTCTCAACCCATTGTTGAGAAGCGAAACCCGGTCTAA
- a CDS encoding iron uptake porin, with translation MNKVLLNTLKHSPGVLGAALLLTNAALATEAPSEKLANAADPASITIEAARTVALSGQNTDLQHQANSESSPEQLALSVTPDADVAVEPTTLVNGESPTQMEPQTVATAEATSLPSDSVSLSSEASAPLQTAQASEFQVAQMEAVEPTATNGSDLEQINEYSEVTDALEQVTSVSQLSDVQPTDWAFQALQSLVERYGCIAGYPDGTYKGNRAMTRYEFAAGLNACLERVNELIAASVANLVTREDLAVLQRLQEEFAAELATLRGRVYALEARTAELEANQFSTTTKLRGEVIFWGGDAAGDRATNNVVGQFADDDSDPTEAYFGYRARLNFETSFTGQDLLVTRLEALSVPNLSDYDITNTLMSRTSIDGRNDSVFLDKLYYRFPVSNDRGQVYIGGKGLDQDDVYDNVTLFTSDGSGAISRFGRYNPATNRGPDGTGVGLKYAFSDKFKVNLSYLANQADYADEGRGLFNGGYSTGLQLVFQPSPKIGVALDYTHRYFTNGNVFVTGGTGSWIANRPFGDNATTTENLGFQANWRLSKNFELGGWFGSTWADQQNGGNDNATILNWAVSLAFPDVFKEGGLGGLIVGMPPKVTSHDIGALEDKDTSIHIEGFYRYPINDYISITPGFYVVTDPDHNSDNNTIVVGTLRTQFRF, from the coding sequence ATGAACAAAGTTTTATTGAACACTCTAAAGCACAGTCCGGGCGTTCTGGGAGCGGCCCTTCTCTTAACTAATGCAGCCTTAGCAACTGAGGCTCCATCGGAGAAGTTGGCCAATGCAGCAGACCCGGCTTCAATCACTATTGAAGCTGCCCGTACCGTTGCCCTGTCTGGACAAAATACTGATTTGCAACATCAGGCCAATTCCGAGTCATCCCCAGAGCAACTAGCTCTGTCTGTGACTCCTGATGCTGATGTTGCCGTTGAACCGACTACTCTGGTCAATGGTGAGTCTCCGACTCAGATGGAACCGCAGACTGTTGCTACGGCTGAAGCCACTAGCCTACCTAGTGACTCCGTAAGCTTGTCCTCAGAGGCTTCTGCGCCGCTACAAACTGCTCAAGCTTCTGAGTTCCAAGTGGCTCAGATGGAAGCGGTTGAACCCACTGCAACCAATGGATCAGACTTAGAACAGATTAATGAGTATTCTGAGGTCACTGATGCCCTAGAGCAAGTGACATCGGTTTCTCAATTATCTGACGTTCAACCCACTGACTGGGCATTCCAGGCTTTACAATCCTTGGTTGAACGGTATGGTTGTATCGCGGGTTATCCCGATGGAACCTACAAAGGCAACCGCGCCATGACCCGTTACGAATTCGCGGCGGGTTTAAATGCCTGTTTAGAGCGGGTTAACGAACTGATTGCTGCCTCTGTGGCTAACTTAGTCACCCGTGAAGATTTGGCCGTTCTGCAACGCTTACAAGAAGAGTTTGCAGCAGAATTGGCAACCCTGCGCGGTCGTGTCTATGCCTTAGAAGCAAGAACTGCTGAACTAGAAGCCAATCAGTTCTCCACCACCACTAAACTGCGTGGGGAAGTGATCTTCTGGGGTGGAGATGCCGCGGGCGATCGCGCCACAAATAACGTGGTGGGTCAGTTTGCGGATGACGATAGTGACCCCACCGAAGCCTATTTCGGCTATCGCGCTCGTCTGAACTTTGAGACCAGCTTTACCGGACAAGACTTATTGGTAACACGGTTAGAGGCTCTATCCGTTCCTAACCTCTCTGACTACGACATCACCAATACGTTGATGAGTCGTACCTCTATTGATGGTCGTAACGATTCTGTCTTCTTGGATAAGTTGTACTATCGCTTCCCCGTCTCCAATGATAGAGGCCAAGTCTATATTGGTGGTAAGGGTCTTGACCAAGATGATGTTTATGACAACGTCACACTCTTTACTAGCGATGGGAGTGGCGCTATCTCTCGCTTTGGTCGGTATAACCCAGCCACCAACCGAGGGCCAGACGGAACTGGTGTGGGTCTGAAATATGCCTTCAGTGACAAGTTTAAAGTCAACCTAAGTTACTTAGCGAACCAAGCTGATTATGCCGATGAAGGTCGTGGCTTGTTCAACGGCGGTTACAGTACAGGTCTGCAATTAGTATTTCAACCCAGTCCTAAGATTGGTGTTGCTTTAGACTATACCCACCGCTACTTTACCAATGGGAATGTGTTTGTCACGGGAGGAACAGGTAGCTGGATTGCAAACCGACCTTTTGGTGATAATGCCACAACCACGGAAAACTTAGGGTTCCAAGCCAACTGGCGTCTCTCCAAAAACTTTGAGTTAGGCGGCTGGTTTGGTTCAACTTGGGCGGATCAGCAAAATGGTGGCAATGATAACGCGACCATTCTCAACTGGGCTGTTAGTTTAGCTTTCCCTGATGTCTTTAAAGAAGGTGGCTTAGGTGGTTTAATTGTGGGTATGCCTCCCAAAGTTACCAGCCACGATATCGGTGCTTTAGAGGATAAAGATACCTCGATTCACATTGAAGGTTTCTATCGTTATCCGATCAACGACTACATTTCCATTACTCCGGGCTTCTATGTCGTGACTGACCCTGATCATAATAGCGATAACAACACGATTGTTGTTGGAACGCTGCGGACTCAATTCCGCTTCTAA
- a CDS encoding glycogen debranching protein produces the protein MKIWVNEQLDPMGIVYSCIACCNEKQAQDCHESFQKDLTETQKQQGWVAVLRSVESWDDVPVSALKLN, from the coding sequence ATGAAAATTTGGGTAAATGAACAACTTGATCCTATGGGAATTGTCTATTCTTGTATTGCTTGTTGTAATGAAAAGCAAGCTCAAGACTGCCATGAGTCCTTTCAAAAAGACTTAACTGAAACCCAAAAACAACAAGGTTGGGTCGCTGTCCTGAGAAGCGTTGAATCTTGGGATGATGTTCCTGTGAGTGCCTTAAAATTAAACTAA
- a CDS encoding RNA-guided endonuclease InsQ/TnpB family protein has protein sequence MLKQWFGVSRFVYNETLKYLQQPDTKANWMAIKTGILNGLPEWAKPVPYQIKSIAIKDACLAVKAAKKRFKVDGKIQRCKFRSRKDVKQSIYIPKSAIKDCGIYHSILGGCKFKELLPDNFSDGRLTLTYGEYYLTISTEVQQLNSENQGRVVALDPGVRTFMTFFSETSFGWLGKDSNLYIQKLCFQLDKLVSRLSKAQCKQKRNLKKAASRLRCKIKNLVKELHHKTARFLVENFDVILLPTFETSQMVSKSRRKLRNKSVRQMLTLSHYEFKQFLKWKAWENHKVVIDCNEAYTSKTVSWTGEIINNLGGAKIIKSASTQSKMDRDLNGARGIFLRALVDTPWLREYLNLCVC, from the coding sequence TTGCTCAAACAATGGTTCGGAGTTAGTAGATTTGTCTACAACGAAACCCTTAAATATTTGCAGCAACCTGACACAAAAGCAAACTGGATGGCAATTAAAACAGGAATCTTAAACGGATTACCTGAATGGGCTAAACCTGTCCCTTATCAAATTAAATCAATAGCCATCAAAGATGCTTGTTTAGCTGTTAAAGCTGCCAAAAAGAGGTTTAAGGTAGATGGCAAGATTCAGCGATGCAAATTTCGCAGTCGCAAGGATGTAAAGCAATCAATTTACATCCCTAAATCAGCGATTAAAGATTGTGGGATTTACCACAGTATATTAGGAGGGTGTAAATTTAAAGAATTACTCCCTGACAATTTTAGCGATGGTCGATTAACACTAACTTATGGTGAGTATTATTTGACCATTTCTACAGAAGTGCAACAATTAAATTCCGAGAATCAAGGGAGAGTTGTTGCCTTAGATCCTGGTGTTCGTACATTCATGACCTTCTTTTCTGAAACATCTTTTGGTTGGTTAGGTAAGGATTCTAATTTGTATATTCAGAAATTGTGTTTCCAGTTAGATAAATTAGTTTCCCGACTGTCAAAAGCCCAGTGTAAACAGAAAAGAAATCTCAAAAAAGCAGCTAGTAGGCTTCGTTGTAAAATCAAGAACTTAGTTAAGGAATTACATCATAAAACAGCTAGATTTTTAGTAGAAAACTTTGATGTAATTTTACTTCCCACGTTTGAAACATCACAGATGGTTTCTAAGTCCAGACGTAAACTTAGAAACAAATCTGTCAGGCAAATGCTGACTCTAAGCCATTATGAGTTTAAGCAATTTCTGAAGTGGAAGGCTTGGGAAAACCATAAAGTTGTGATTGATTGTAACGAAGCCTACACTTCTAAAACAGTGTCATGGACAGGTGAAATTATCAATAATTTGGGTGGGGCGAAAATCATAAAATCGGCATCTACCCAATCAAAGATGGACAGAGATCTAAATGGTGCGCGAGGGATCTTCCTTCGTGCATTGGTTGATACGCCTTGGTTGAGAGAGTATCTTAACTTATGTGTTTGTTAG